In the genome of Pelodiscus sinensis isolate JC-2024 chromosome 3, ASM4963464v1, whole genome shotgun sequence, one region contains:
- the BCL2L11 gene encoding bcl-2-like protein 11 isoform X23, whose protein sequence is MGRAGRGPGAAQSVQAPRRVPAFCPVAGGSERAAARFPAPAGADSERRGLAEELLLEPDSLLFRQSLSASYSLDAGKGDQMAKQPSDLNSECDGEGGQFQSIERPSQPQHLRPGAPTSIQTQYQDRSPVPMSCDKSTQTPSPPCQAFNHYLSAMGKQDHDS, encoded by the exons ATGGGGCGGGCAGGGCGCGGGCCGGGAGCTGCACAATCAGTGCAGGCGCCGCGCCGCGTCCCAGCCTTTTGTCCCGTGGCGGGGGGGTCCGAGCGCGCGGCTGCCCGATTCCCAGCTCCGGCCGGGGCGGACTCGGAGCGCCGGGGTCTGGCTGAGGAATTGCTCTTGGAGCCTGACTCGCTTTTGTTCAGACAAAGCCTTTCTGCGAGTTACTCTTTGGACGCAG GAAAAGGCGACCAAATGGCAAAGCAACCTTCTGATCTGAATTCAGAGTGCGACGGAGAAGGTGGACAGTTTCAGTCAATTGAAAGGCCAAGTCAGCCTCAGCATCTTAGACCTGGGGCCCCTACCTCTATACAAACACAGTACCAAG ACAGGAGCCCTGTGCCTATGAGTTGCGACAAGTCGACGCAGACTCCAAGTCCCCCTTGTCAAGCCTTTAATCATTATCTAAGTGCAATGGGTAAGCAAGATCATG ATTCTTAG
- the BCL2L11 gene encoding bcl-2-like protein 11 isoform X22 translates to MGRAGRGPGAAQSVQAPRRVPAFCPVAGGSERAAARFPAPAGADSERRGLAEELLLEPDSLLFRQSLSASYSLDAGKGDQMAKQPSDLNSECDGEGGQFQSIERPSQPQHLRPGAPTSIQTQYQDRSPVPMSCDKSTQTPSPPCQAFNHYLSAMGKQDHGFLG, encoded by the exons ATGGGGCGGGCAGGGCGCGGGCCGGGAGCTGCACAATCAGTGCAGGCGCCGCGCCGCGTCCCAGCCTTTTGTCCCGTGGCGGGGGGGTCCGAGCGCGCGGCTGCCCGATTCCCAGCTCCGGCCGGGGCGGACTCGGAGCGCCGGGGTCTGGCTGAGGAATTGCTCTTGGAGCCTGACTCGCTTTTGTTCAGACAAAGCCTTTCTGCGAGTTACTCTTTGGACGCAG GAAAAGGCGACCAAATGGCAAAGCAACCTTCTGATCTGAATTCAGAGTGCGACGGAGAAGGTGGACAGTTTCAGTCAATTGAAAGGCCAAGTCAGCCTCAGCATCTTAGACCTGGGGCCCCTACCTCTATACAAACACAGTACCAAG ACAGGAGCCCTGTGCCTATGAGTTGCGACAAGTCGACGCAGACTCCAAGTCCCCCTTGTCAAGCCTTTAATCATTATCTAAGTGCAATGGGTAAGCAAGATCATG
- the BCL2L11 gene encoding bcl-2-like protein 11 isoform X17, translated as MGRAGRGPGAAQSVQAPRRVPAFCPVAGGSERAAARFPAPAGADSERRGLAEELLLEPDSLLFRQSLSASYSLDAGKGDQMAKQPSDLNSECDGEGGQFQSIERPSQPQHLRPGAPTSIQTQYQGNHSGEGDSSSPSSPQGPFAPPTSPSPFATRSPLFIFVRRSSLLSRSSSGYFSFDTDRSPVPMSCDKSTQTPSPPCQAFNHYLSAMGFLG; from the exons ATGGGGCGGGCAGGGCGCGGGCCGGGAGCTGCACAATCAGTGCAGGCGCCGCGCCGCGTCCCAGCCTTTTGTCCCGTGGCGGGGGGGTCCGAGCGCGCGGCTGCCCGATTCCCAGCTCCGGCCGGGGCGGACTCGGAGCGCCGGGGTCTGGCTGAGGAATTGCTCTTGGAGCCTGACTCGCTTTTGTTCAGACAAAGCCTTTCTGCGAGTTACTCTTTGGACGCAG GAAAAGGCGACCAAATGGCAAAGCAACCTTCTGATCTGAATTCAGAGTGCGACGGAGAAGGTGGACAGTTTCAGTCAATTGAAAGGCCAAGTCAGCCTCAGCATCTTAGACCTGGGGCCCCTACCTCTATACAAACACAGTACCAAGGTAATCATTCAGGTGAGGGGGACAGCTCATCGCCCAGCAGCCCTCAGGGACCATTTGCACCACCCACTAGCCCCAGTCCATTTGCTACCAGATCCCCACTTTTCATCTTTGTACGAAGATCCTCACTGCTGTCTAGATCCTCCAGTGGGTATTTCTCTTTCGACACAGACAGGAGCCCTGTGCCTATGAGTTGCGACAAGTCGACGCAGACTCCAAGTCCCCCTTGTCAAGCCTTTAATCATTATCTAAGTGCAATGG
- the BCL2L11 gene encoding bcl-2-like protein 11 isoform X16 yields MGRAGRGPGAAQSVQAPRRVPAFCPVAGGSERAAARFPAPAGADSERRGLAEELLLEPDSLLFRQSLSASYSLDAGKGDQMAKQPSDLNSECDGEGGQFQSIERPSQPQHLRPGAPTSIQTQYQGNHSGEGDSSSPSSPQGPFAPPTSPSPFATRSPLFIFVRRSSLLSRSSSGYFSFDTDRSPVPMSCDKSTQTPSPPCQAFNHYLSAMGKQDHDS; encoded by the exons ATGGGGCGGGCAGGGCGCGGGCCGGGAGCTGCACAATCAGTGCAGGCGCCGCGCCGCGTCCCAGCCTTTTGTCCCGTGGCGGGGGGGTCCGAGCGCGCGGCTGCCCGATTCCCAGCTCCGGCCGGGGCGGACTCGGAGCGCCGGGGTCTGGCTGAGGAATTGCTCTTGGAGCCTGACTCGCTTTTGTTCAGACAAAGCCTTTCTGCGAGTTACTCTTTGGACGCAG GAAAAGGCGACCAAATGGCAAAGCAACCTTCTGATCTGAATTCAGAGTGCGACGGAGAAGGTGGACAGTTTCAGTCAATTGAAAGGCCAAGTCAGCCTCAGCATCTTAGACCTGGGGCCCCTACCTCTATACAAACACAGTACCAAGGTAATCATTCAGGTGAGGGGGACAGCTCATCGCCCAGCAGCCCTCAGGGACCATTTGCACCACCCACTAGCCCCAGTCCATTTGCTACCAGATCCCCACTTTTCATCTTTGTACGAAGATCCTCACTGCTGTCTAGATCCTCCAGTGGGTATTTCTCTTTCGACACAGACAGGAGCCCTGTGCCTATGAGTTGCGACAAGTCGACGCAGACTCCAAGTCCCCCTTGTCAAGCCTTTAATCATTATCTAAGTGCAATGGGTAAGCAAGATCATG ATTCTTAG
- the BCL2L11 gene encoding bcl-2-like protein 11 isoform X15, protein MGRAGRGPGAAQSVQAPRRVPAFCPVAGGSERAAARFPAPAGADSERRGLAEELLLEPDSLLFRQSLSASYSLDAGKGDQMAKQPSDLNSECDGEGGQFQSIERPSQPQHLRPGAPTSIQTQYQGNHSGEGDSSSPSSPQGPFAPPTSPSPFATRSPLFIFVRRSSLLSRSSSGYFSFDTDRSPVPMSCDKSTQTPSPPCQAFNHYLSAMGKQDHGFLG, encoded by the exons ATGGGGCGGGCAGGGCGCGGGCCGGGAGCTGCACAATCAGTGCAGGCGCCGCGCCGCGTCCCAGCCTTTTGTCCCGTGGCGGGGGGGTCCGAGCGCGCGGCTGCCCGATTCCCAGCTCCGGCCGGGGCGGACTCGGAGCGCCGGGGTCTGGCTGAGGAATTGCTCTTGGAGCCTGACTCGCTTTTGTTCAGACAAAGCCTTTCTGCGAGTTACTCTTTGGACGCAG GAAAAGGCGACCAAATGGCAAAGCAACCTTCTGATCTGAATTCAGAGTGCGACGGAGAAGGTGGACAGTTTCAGTCAATTGAAAGGCCAAGTCAGCCTCAGCATCTTAGACCTGGGGCCCCTACCTCTATACAAACACAGTACCAAGGTAATCATTCAGGTGAGGGGGACAGCTCATCGCCCAGCAGCCCTCAGGGACCATTTGCACCACCCACTAGCCCCAGTCCATTTGCTACCAGATCCCCACTTTTCATCTTTGTACGAAGATCCTCACTGCTGTCTAGATCCTCCAGTGGGTATTTCTCTTTCGACACAGACAGGAGCCCTGTGCCTATGAGTTGCGACAAGTCGACGCAGACTCCAAGTCCCCCTTGTCAAGCCTTTAATCATTATCTAAGTGCAATGGGTAAGCAAGATCATG